A window from Calliopsis andreniformis isolate RMS-2024a chromosome 7, iyCalAndr_principal, whole genome shotgun sequence encodes these proteins:
- the Cue gene encoding low-density lipoprotein receptor repeat domain-containing protein cueball: protein MTPRDCLVLTFTIILGILATDTNARSWDLAIVIGRDIEFLSRNGTLTGEAKIAEAVSLAGVAYDDTTRTMYFSDTRSNVSIFSNDLTSKNFTSKPLFKRQSKSYILGLVFDPKTRTLFWSDALRSSIMKMHVPENGEPEEPTLLHDLKHLSPRGIALDLCNSHIYWVNSNNTNSSVERSNLDGSGRITVIKENLYEPLAVAIDHAEEKLYWIDDVEGIRVKIERSNLDGSQRELLVHAKHQQPLYLAVDREAIYWSDLVFRSIWTTPKNATAGDVPTEFKSYSSNQDANPTGIIARDNVGSIDCAAIARHRQKANLASYSAKVVESFNNLTTSTEESDLTTEYCLNEGHVDVTDGSCHCKPGFVGTHCEIELCLNYCLYGTCTIHEGWPSCKCSDGFVGPRCETELCKDYCLHDSQCSVQNEKPVCTCKYSEGPRCELLSNITKVCEFLCETTEPVPASISAINCRCGESNETIESYECRTLLPIFGAFIAVLTIVIIVLSYYVNKLRKRPRIRKRFIVSKGGVTPLTSRPQLPDNQCEITIENCCNMNICETPCFEPKLRTATPGSNSTKKEEKNSLLDNMEGNSW, encoded by the exons ATGACACCCCGTGACTGCCTCGTTCTCACGTTTACCATAATCCTCGGGATCCTAGCGACTGACACGAACGCCAGATCGTGGG ATTTAGCAATAGTGATTGGTCGCGACATCGAGTTCCTCTCGCGGAACGGAACGCTCACAGGGGAAGCAAAAATTGCGGAGGCAGTTTCGCTGGCAGGAGTCGCTTATGACGATACCACTCGCACGATGTACTTCAGCGACACCCGCAGCAACGTTTCCATATTCAGTAATGACTTGACGAGCAAGAACTTCACGTCAAAGCCGCTTTTTAAAA GGCAGAGCAAGAGCTACATCCTAGGGCTAGTCTTCGACCCAAAGACGCGAACGCTGTTCTGGAGCGACGCTCTGAGGTCCTCGATCATGAAGATGCACGTCCCAGAGAACGGGGAGCCGGAAGAGCCGACTCTGCTGCACGATCTGAAGCACTTGAGCCCCCGCGGCATTGCTCTGGACCTATGTAACAG TCACATATACTGggtaaatagtaataatacgAATTCGAGCGTAGAGCGCTCGAATCTAGACGGAAGCGGGCGAATTACCGTTATTAAAGAAAATTTGTACGAGCCGCTAGCGGTGGCTATAGATCACGCGGAGGAGAAGCTCTATTGGATCGACGACGTCGAAGGTATACGCGTGAAAATCGAGCGCAGCAATCTCGACGGTAGCCAGCGCGAGCTGCTGGTCCACGCCAAGCACCAGCAGCCTCTTTATCTGGCGGTGGATCGCGAGGCGATCTACTGGTCCGATCTGGTCTTCAGATCGATATGGACGACACCGAAAAACGCCACCGCTGGTGACGTACCGACTGAATTCAAGTCCTATTCGTCGAACCAGGACGCGAATCCTACTGGCATTATAGCCCGCGACAACGTCGGTAGCATCGACTGCGCGGCGATCGCGAGGCACAGGCAGAAGGCTAATCTCGCCAGCTACTCGGCCAAGGTTGTCGAGTCGTTTAATAACCTGACCACTAGCACGGAAGAATCGGATTTGACCACCGAATACTGCCTAAATGAGGGACACGTGGACGTGACCGATGGCTCCTGTCACTGTAAGCCAGG GTTCGTTGGCACGCATTGTGAGATAGAACTGTGCCTCAATTATTGTTTGTACGGTACCTGTACAATCCACGAAGGGTGGCCCTCGTGTAAGTGCAGCGACGGGTTTGTTGGGCCAAGATGCGAGACAGAGTTGTGCAAAGATTACTGTTTGCATGACAGTCAATGCTCCGTCCAGAACGAAAAGCCTGTTTGTACGTGTAAATATTCAGAGGGACCTCGTTGCGAACTTTTAAGTAATATTACTAAAGTTTGTGAGTTCTTGTGTGAGACCACTGAGCCAGTTCCTGCCAGCATCAGTGCGATTAACTGCAG GTGCGGTGAATCTAACGAAACGATTGAGAGCTATGAGTGCAGAACGTTGTTGCCAATTTTTGGCGCTTTTATCGCCGTACTTACAATTGTGATAATCGTACTTAGTTACTACGTGAATAAGCTACGAAAACGACCACGAATTCGGAAGCGTTTCATTGTTAGCAAAGGCGGCGTCACGCCTTTGACATCTAGGCCACAGTTACccgacaatcagtgtgaaataaCCATAGAGAACTGCTGCAACATGAATATCTGTGAAACT